From Phycodurus eques isolate BA_2022a chromosome 1, UOR_Pequ_1.1, whole genome shotgun sequence, one genomic window encodes:
- the neurod4 gene encoding neurogenic differentiation factor 4 — MMTKPLGKSGDMSELVGSLAWLDEDCSSQDGEESPVMMGHRGLIEGGRHSCSELGSEDMEEEEEEDEEVTGPNGEMAPKRRGPKKKKMTKARQERFRARRMKANARERSRMHGLNDALDNLRRVMPCYSKTQKLSKIETLRLARNYIWALSEVLENGQSPESHGFMEMLCKGLSQPTSNLVAGCLQLGPTPLLINKLEDKCGGPGLGGVGGQAGHPLSYPSPGLPSPPYGSLEASHLLHMKGFKGQAFDNPSPNACSSGTPPYDGPLTPPLSISGSFALKQERSPQESERTYTTQSAHHAHYLSSHHYPISTTAGLPGGHQGHPVFQASRYELPLDVAFDSFTSSHLLASQMGTM; from the coding sequence ATGATGACCAAGCCACTTGGAAAAAGCGGCGATATGAGTGAGCTGGTGGGTTCCCTCGCCTGGCTGGATGAAGACTGCAGCTCTCAGGATGGCGAGGAAAGCCCTGTGATGATGGGGCACCGTGGCCTGATTGAAGGAGGGAGACACTCCTGCTCAGAACTGGGCAGTGAGGAcatggaagaggaagaggaggaggacgaggaggtgACTGGTCCAAATGGAGAAATGGCTCCCAAAAGAAGGGGccccaaaaagaagaagatgaccAAAGCTCGCCAGGAGAGGTTCCGTGCCCGTCGCATGAAGGCCAACGCCAGGGAACGATCGCGCATGCACGGACTGAACGACGCGCTGGACAATTTGCGCAGAGTGATGCCCTGCTactccaaaacacagaagctcTCAAAGATTGAAACGTTACGGCTGGCCCGCAACTACATCTGGGCACTCTCTGAGGTGCTGGAGAATGGCCAGTCTCCAGAGAGCCATGGCTTCATGGAGATGCTGTGTAAAGGTCTGTCCCAGCCCACCAGTAACCTCGTGGCCGGCTGCCTGCAGCTGGGACCCACGCCGTTGCTAATCAACAAGCTGGAGGACAAGTGTGGAGGCCCTGGATTGGGTGGTGTGGGGGGTCAGGCCGGCCATCCCCTAAGCTACCCATCCCCAGGGCTCCCCAGTCCCCCTTATGGCTCCCTGGAGGCATCCCACCTCCTCCACATGAAGGGATTCAAGGGGCAGGCGTTTGACAACCCCTCCCCTAACGCGTGCAGCAGCGGTACCCCGCCGTACGACGGGCCCCTCACACCCCCCCTCAGTATCAGCGGCAGCTTTGCCCTGAAGCAGGAGCGATCGCCCCAAGAATCCGAGAGGACCTACACGACCCAATCCGCCCATCATGCCCATTACCTCTCATCCCACCATTACCCCATTTCCACAACTGCTGGCCTTCCTGGGGGGCACCAAGGCCACCCAGTCTTTCAGGCATCCCGTTATGAGTTGCCTCTGGATGTGGCCTTTGACTCCTTCACTTCCTCTCATCTGCTGGCCTCTCAGATGGGTACCATGTGA